CAGTTCTTTGAAAGATTGTAGCTTTAGCAAGAAGCGAAAAAAGCTTCAACAGGAAAGCTACGTCTAATTAACAAAGCTTTGTATGAAAACAGGCCCTACAAATCAGCACCAAACAGGCAAAAGTTCTGCTATCAATTGGCAAGATGAGGCTTCAGCAGCTAAAGCCAACATACTATGCCCATAGTCCCATCGGCTCAGTCCAACAACGTTTTATTCATCATTCTTACTGCTCTTAAATCACATTTACAGAAATGGGGATTTTACCTTTTTTTATTTACTTTTAGAGAACGATGAATAAAACGCTATAATGTTGTGTGTAACATCACAGTCCAATTAAAAGCAAGTACAATCGATACATTTATCATTTAAAACCTTATATTTGTAAAATACTTACAGATAATCGATTTAAAATGGTATTGGAAATAAGGATAAGTAATTTTTTCTCAATAAGCGATGAGGTTATTTTAGATTTAAGAGCAGGAACGATTAAATCAGCAAAAGCTAAATCACTTACCGACAATATATTCAATTACGAAGACATTGAGGTTCTCAAAACGGTTGCTTTATATGGCTCCAATGCATCAGGTAAAACCAATATTATCAAAGCTATTAGGTTTTGCAATGCTATGGTATATGAATCTCATAAACATAATGAAAACACTATATTTAATTTTTTACCTTTTAAATTTGATGGCTTTTCAAATAAGCCTTCTTCCTATTTCATAAGATTTGTAGTTAATGAAATAGAATACAAATATTCATTTACCTTAACTAGAACCGAAATCATAAAGGAAAGCTTATACTATTATCCAAACGGTAGAAAAGCAAAGGTATTTGAAAGAGATGAAAGTGCTGGGGAAAATAAGAGGGGCAAGTACTCATTTGGCACATCTGTTATAAAAAGACCATATGATGTTGTAGAAAATACATCAAATAAAACTCTTTATATTTCAAGAGCTAGTCAAATGGATAGAGAAATCCCAAAAGAAATTTTTAATTTCTTTCATTCTAATTTCATTCTTCATCATGCTAACTATGGAAAAAGTAATATAGGAGAACTAATAAAATCCTACAAAGAGAAATTGTTGACCGCTTTGCAATTTGCTGATAGTGACATTGTCGATTTTAAAGTGAATTATAAAAAAGAAGTAGGAAAAAGCTTAAGAGCTAATTTAGATACCGAGGAAGCATTTTTTGAAGATAATGAACAAGAAAGACTTGAGTTAAAAACTTACCATAAGTACTCTAAAAATATTCCATTTGATTTTAATGAAGAATCTTTAGGAACTCAAAAGCTATTTTTAATGATGCTTACTATAATAGATATTGTCAAGAATAATAAAATACTATTAGTAGATGAGATAGAAGATAGCTTGCATCCAAAGATTGTGGATTACATAATCGATATATTTAATACCGGTTCTAAAGCTCAGTTAATATTTTCTACTCATAATACTAACCTTTTAGATTTAAATAAATTTAGAAAAGATCAAATCTGGTTTGTTAATAAAAATGAAAATGGAGGGTCTGACTTATATTCTCTGTATGATTACAGTGATTTTAGAGATACGATGGACCTCGAAAAGGCTTACCTTCAAGGAAGGTTTGACTCTATTCCAATAGTAAACGATTCAAAAGAAAACTTGCAGTCTATTATAAGTGAATAAATGGCAAGGAAAAGAAGACAACCAAAAGGTAAAAGAATTAATCCAACTTTATTTGTATTCTGTGAAGGTGAGACAGAGGTTGCATATATTAATTTCCTAAAGTCTCTTTATCGGCTACCATCAATACAGATCCATGCTAAGATTGGTGGAAATAATATCACCTCACAGTACATTAAAAATTATAAAAATGGAAAGCCTACACATGAAAAAGACCTCAACTATTTAGTTTATGACCTGGATGTTCCTGACTTAATAGATAGACTATCACAAATTGAAGATTGTGAACTATTATTATCAAATCCAGCTATTGAACTATGGTTTCTTCTTCATTATAAAAATCAAACTTCTCAAATTAATAATCAAAAGTGCTGTAGAGAATTGGAAAATAGAAATAGAGGCTACAATTAAGGATTAATTGATCCAAAATTAAAAGAAAAACTAACTGGTAAAATTTTTGAAGCAGTTAAAAGAGCTAAAAACCTCCAAGATTATAATAACCCTAGTTCAACGATGTATAAATTCATTGCAAAACTGGAAGAACTAAAGAATAGTTAAAAATACACCCAACACTAAATATAGGTCATTGGGCAAATAGTGCTGTAGCTGAAAATGATTACTTTTAAGGAAATATTTAGCGAATTGGTGGTTTGGAGTCTTGAAGTGCCCTACGCCCCATATTCTTAACGTAAGGCTTAATTTCTGCTCTATTCGATACATACAATCAAAAAAATTATCCGTAGTTTCTCATTTTCAGCGAAAAGTAGTAACTTTGTAATTACACAAAAGAAAGGGAATTATGGAAGTTTCGGTTGTACAGATAGGGAATTCTAAAGGAATAAGATTTAGTAAGACTATTTTAGAGAAATATAATATTAAAGATAAGGTTGATCTGATTTTAGAAAAAGGACAGATCATCATAAAACCTCTTTCAATACCGCGAAAAGGGTGGGAGAAGGCATTTAAGGAAATGTCTGACAATAAGGATGACAGTTTACTATTTAACGATGTGTTCGAGGATGAAAACCTAAACGAATGGAAATAAATCAGTACGAAATCGTTTTAGTCAATTTAAATCCTACAATCGGCAGTGAAATCCAGAAAACTAGACCTTGCGTTGTGATTTCTCCAAACGAGATGAATAAATACCTAAGGACGATCGTGATTGCTCCAATGACAACGAGCTCAAAAAATTATCCAACAAGAGTAGAAGTAAAACACGATAACAAAATGGGTTGGATTGTGCTCGATCAGATCAGAAGTGTTGATAAGCAAAGAATTATAAAAACTCTCAGTCGGTTGTCAAAACCAGAGATAAAAGAAGTTAAAAGCATAATAAAGGAGACTTTTGTAGATTAACAACTAAGCCTAACAGCCTGTCATAAATCATGGCTGTTAGTAGAATATTGTTTCTTTAGCTCTTTGTAGAGAGCCCGAAAATCCGCAGGATTGACTTATTGATGAAAAATTAATTTAATAAGCCAATCCTGTGGATTGCCTCGGTAGTTATCGCAAATTTTTATACTTTTATTCAGCCACGAATTTATACAGTGGTGCTAGCGCCATATAAAGGTCAATTAATCATGAAAGTTACAGCTGAAAAAAACGAACAAATTTCAAAAATGACATTTGCGTCTGTTTATCCACATTACTTAGATAGACTAAAAAAGAATGGTAGAACTAAAGAAGAATTTCATCAGGTTATAGAATGGCTAACTGGTTTTAATGAAGCAACAATTCAAAAATTGATTGATGAAAAAGCAACTTTTGAAACATTCTTTCAGAAAGCAGAATTGAATCCAAATGCTCACCTCATTAAAGGCGTAATTTGTGGTTATCGCATTGAAGAAATACCGGATGAATTTGAATTGTACAGAAAATGTAGATATTTAGATAAGTTGTATGATGAATTAGCAAAAGGTCGTAAAATGGAAAAAATTTTACGCCAAGAAAAGATCTAAAAACTAGTGCTAACAACCAAAGTCATTGCAAAACCCACTAAAAAATCAAAATACTTGAGGCATTTAAGATCTTAACAGACTCCTTTTTTCAAAGTGAATATAAAGTGGGTTTCATTTATCGAGGCTTAAAAGTGATATAATATAGCCGTCATTGAACCATATAGTATGTAGCCGGCAATATGGCTTTTTTTGTTCTTGATGTTGGTTAGTTTTTGAGAATTCAAGGTGTTTTTCGATGTTAAAGGCCACTGCAGCCATCATCATGACTTTGGTGGCTTGCTTAATTCCGAGCGTATTTACTTTTCGTAAGCCCATAAATTGCGTTAAGGTGCCAAAAACGGGTTCTACGGTTGATTGCCGTTTGGCTTTCATGTATTAGCTTGTTTTACATTTAACCCTGCTGATGGTGCGCTCATACTCATTTTTGTAGGAGCTTACTCGTATTCGTTTCTCATAGCTTTCCTTTGCATGCTACTTTAAATGAACTATCTATACTGGTCCTGATGGCAAGCAGGCCTGCTATAGTATTTTGACAGCGTCCATTTAAAACCTGATGATTCTCTGAAGAAAATATTTATCTAAAAAGAGTAGAGGGCTTCAAAATATGAACTCGCTGAAAAGATTAATCACTCTAGCTCGACCCAAAACATGGCGGCAAGTAATAAAAAACAGAAAATGCTATTCTTTTCTTGCGGCAATTTTCGTAGCTTAAAAAGATGAAATGGATTCCAACCCTATCTTTAATTTACCTGCTTCTCTCAGTCTCCGTAGCAGATGCACAGGAAAAAGAATTAGCAGTTGATCCTGATCTGGCCAAAAAAGGGGAAAAATATGAGGTAAAATATAAAGCTTATCGGGTTGGAAATGTGCCTAGGTACCGATTTGGCCCTTTCAAAGTGGTGGCAGGAAAAGCTGGATGGACAAAGACTTCTCGGCTTTCTAGTATATGGAGTAACGAGGTCAAATTACTTAGTGAAAGTAAATCTCATTTTAACCTAGTTAATGGCCAGGGAGATACTGCATGGGTAAACACCTTTTTTTATGTTAGCACTCAGTATGAGGAAAGTATAACGCTCTTCTCATCTTCTTTTATCAATGTAGCCATCGGTGAGGACGGGAATTTTGAAGAAGAGGCGCTTTTTACGGCAAGTATATTGGTGAATTCAAATCATGATGAATGGTTATTACGCTTGAATGCTGTGGAAAATGAATCGCAGTATATGGAAACATACAGCCTACTAACGAATGGAGTCCGCAAAATAGTCTTAAAACACATTTATACTGATTTTAAAAGAGGCTTTTTCAATGCTCCTGCCCTCGGTTATGAATTTTGGGAAGCAGGTGAGGCTATAGGAGCAGTGAAGTATTTCCCCGGTAAGATGGGCTATAATGCAGTCTGGTTACGGAAAAAAATACCTGAAGATGACAAAACACTTTTGGCAGCTGCTGCTACTACGATTCTATTTTTAAAAAGCATGAATGATTGATTCATAAAGAGGTAGCTCTATAGCATAAGTTTCATTATTAAAAATCATGATGCTTTAAAGATTATGGTGGCTTAAAGGAGCATCTAAAAGTGCAGGCCCTGCATAGGAAGGTTATTAGGACTATTTCTTGAATAGCACTGCAAAAATCCCCGTCCTTTTGGACCCGGAGAGCCAATTAATTATGAGTTTACTCCAGACAATTCATCATTCCTTTGTTGGTGTCATCATCAACCAATTATCTTCATCCACTTTCGCACTTCCTGCAGCTTATGATCTAAAGTCATAACAGAGAAGTCTCAACAAGTTTGTTCCGAGGAATCCAGGACAGCTAGTGCCTTTAACTTTGTAAACGATCTACCTTACCGAACAATAGGTGCGCTAAAAGGCCATAGTTTATACTTTTAAGAATAGTAAATTGAGTAGAGACTTCTAAATACTTTAACTGTATAGTGAATATTCTAAAACAAATTCATGAACTCCGTCACAATTTGATCTTGGAATTTTTTGTTTACTCCTATAGCAAGTAATACAGAAAGTACAAGTCCGATCGTGGCATAAAGGAAATCTCTACCTACAATTTTACTTGCTCTTCTGATATTCTTAATTCTCTTCTTATAACGTTTTTTACTGATTGCTATAGCTACTTCTCTACCGCCTAGTAAGCCAATAAAAACCCAAGTGGTACTAATTGGAACCGTACTTAATACTTTAAAATAGTAAAGTAAAATAGCGTAAACGAAATCAACTATTGTGGCAGCCCTTATATCTGTAACTCCAGCCTTTTCATTCACTATACTTTGGATTTTATCCCCTTTCAAATAAAATAGTAAACCCATTCCAATAAAAATGAATCCAGCAAAGCCAATAAATTGGTAAATATTTAAGCTTCTAGGGAGGAATACCGCAATATTGGCAGCATCCTGGGAGATCCATACAGACCACAAAGCGCCACTAATGATCCATTGAACTGGTGTCCAGAATTTAGCAGGTTTTTTGCTTTTAAAGTATTTGGAGACAAATTTGGAAACTAGAAACCAAACGAATATAGCTGTAATAAAAGCCAAGCCGTATCCCGTTAAACTTTTGCCTATCATAGCTCCAATTGATGAAGCCTGAGTAGAGAAGGCACTTAAGAGCAAGAATGTGGTAGAAACCGGCATTCTGAATCGTGTTAACACCAATAGTAGTATTGGAGCTGCTAATTGAAGAAAACTAAAGGATGTAGGAGCTTTGTCAAACCCTTTGGTTAATAACCTTTGGCTACTCACATCTCCATCAAATACAATCCAGCTGTACAGTACAGTGGCAAGGAAAATCAGGCCCATAAAAAGCCATAATATCCACCATGGTTTTTTGCTGTTAGAAGCAATGAATGTTCCGATAGTCTGAATACTGTCATTAGCAATTGCTGAATAAGCAGCAAGACCGAATCCTACCCACATGGCAATTTGAGGGTATGGAGTGATAAGTCCGCAAACAAAAGTGAAGATGGCAATCATCGTGATGAAAGCTTTTTCCTTCTTTGCTATTTCAAAAGTTTTGTAGGTAACTTCAGAAACTGTATTTCTGTTGTATTTAAGGAATGGTTTTTTAGCCATAAAAAATTCGATTCAAAAATGCTTATTTAGCAAAATTATGTTTCAGACACAAAGCTAATTATTCTTAGTGAAACAATGAGTTAAAAAATTGTTAACAACATTACCTTAATGTTAACTGTGTCGATAATGCCATATTATTAATAATAGAGATCACAAATAATGTTAAGCTTAAGTTAATTAAGAGCCCATTTTATTCTTAACAATTGTTTTACTTTGCAAATGCGAATACTCAACTGTAAGCTGTTAATTTTGCATTTTAAATTACACTCAAATAACACAAAAAAATTAAGACTCCAGAAATAAATACAGAAAACAAATGGCAAGAAACCCTAAAAAGGGGTGTCTTAATTGTATTTAATATATTCTTATTTTTATTGGCAATAGATTTTATTGGTTATTCTTTTCGATTACTCAATAAAGATATTGCTGAATCTATCATAAACCTTACTTCAAATCCATTTATAAGTCTTTTTATTGGCTTGCTAATTACGGCCATAATCCAAAGCAGCAGCACAAGTACCTCCATGATTGTGGCCATTGTAGCCTCAGGTTCTATCGAATTCTCTGATGCCATCCCGATGATTATGGGTGCTAATATTGGGACAACCCTTACCAGTACATTGGTTTCACTAAGTTTTATTACCAACCGAGATGAATTCAGAAAGGCTATAGGCGCAGGCGTTGTGCATGATTTCTTCAATATCCTGCTAGTAGCCATTTTATTCCCTTTGGAGTATAATTATGGAATTCTAACAAATTTGTCATCTGCGGCTTCTAATTTTATTCTGGGTGCTGATTATGTAGTTCAGGACAATGAATTTAGATATTTCTTACTGACAAAACCAATTGTAATATTCATTGGCAATTTGCTGCCATATCCAATAATATTGGCTATTTCTTCCTTCGTGATTTTGGCTTTAGCGGTCAAGTTTTTAGCTCAAACATTATATAAATCAATTACTGGAGGTTCTAGAGAATTTCTTCAGAAGTATTTCTTCGGAAGTCCCTACAGATCATTTTTCTGGGGAGTTGTCTTCACTGCTGGAGTTCAAAGCAGTTCGGTGACTACTTCAGTAATTGTGCCCTTTGTGGCAACCCGTAAAATTAGCCTAAAACAATGTTTTACTTTTATTATGGGGGCAAATATAGGTACAACAATAACAGCATTGATTGCTGCCCTGTTTAAATCAGAAGCTGCGGTAAGCATTGCTTTGGTTCATTTATTTTTCAATTTGATAGGTGTCTTAATTTTCTTGCCCTTTCCGATCATAAGGAGCATACCCGTTAAAATGGCTAAATCCTTTGGTCGACTTGCGATGAAATTTAGGTTGGCAGGGTTTATCTATATTATAGTGACCTTCTTTTTAGTTCCCTTCGCACTTATTTCATTTAACAGAGAAGAAAGAAGTGACTCCAAGCAAATGGAGAAAATTGAAGAAATACGCAAAGAGCCACAAAATCGACCTGATTCACTAATTTAGCTCTCCTATCACCCGCAAGGTTTCGAAAACCTTGTCAGTATGTGGTGCATCTTTTAACTCATCTGTTAAGTCCTGCCCTGACCAATGTTCATAATGTGTTCCATTCTTCCAAAGCCTGGAATTAGTAACATCATATATAATGCCCTGGTATGCTATCCATATTTCATCTCGATCTTGACCGTTTCTTAATGCAAGCTGCTGAGGGCTATATTTCTTCATTTAGAATATTTTAGTTTCAAATCTAATCAATACAAAATTTTATTACATACGATTGGCACTATAAATTCCTAATCAAAAGGAGGATTCACCTTGAAAAGGAGAATATTATTGCTGTTTGCTAAAATCAGAGCGCATTGCTTGAAGTTCAATTTCAGAGATGAGAATGTAAATGATTCAAAAAAGGCTAAAGAACTACTTCTGTAACTTTGATAAGTAATAAAAAAAAACACTCACAAGAAACTCGATTACTTTTGCAAAGTATAAAAAATTATAAAAATATGTCAACTTTAGTGTCTCAAACTAAAAATGTAACCATTGAAGAACAGATAGATGTTCAAGCGGCCATGATCACTTTCCACGGAAGTTTAAAATCCGAGGATTATCGTGCGGCTATGCTAGCCAACTATGATTTGTGTCAAAAGTCACACATTAAGAATTGGCTTCAGAATAATGCAGATGCAGGTGTTCTTTCCTTAGAGGATCAAAAATGGGTATCTGAATCCTTAATTCCTAAAGCTGCTCAGGAAGTTGAAAAAATTGCCGTTGTAGTTTCCAAGGATGTATTCAGGAAATTTGCAGCAAAGAATATTTTAGATAAACAAAAAGGGAAATTAAATTTCAAATATTTCGACAGCTTGGATGATGCCAAGACTTGGTTGAAATCTTGAATGTAATTGTATGAATAAATAGCGTTTTAGTTTAGGTTAACAAAAAAGCAGGGGTAGTTTCCTGCTTTTATTTTTTGTTCCTAAATCGACTGATCGTCTTTTTGACAAAGCCCGAAAAGAATTTACTCTGACCGAAAATAAAGCCATAAAGGAGCAGAATCAAAAAATAAACGGGTAAAATCAGGATGTAGTAAATTGTTGTGAAGACCCAGTTCCTTTCTTCTTTTGCAGCTATTAGTGATAAAATGGGTTCTTTTAAAAACATTACGGTAAATCCAGTACAAGCAAAAACCAATAAGACAATGAAAACCTGTCCTCCAGATTTAAGATCCCATCTTTGTTTTAGTTTTTCGAACATTTGTTTTGGAGTTTGCCAAAGTTAATGTCAAACAATAGTAAAGTGAAATAAAATTATGATTAAACCTGCTATATCAAAGCGAAATTTTGTCTTAATTGGGGGTATCTTTATTAAGTAAATTACCGCTAATGGCCAGCAGATTAATTTCAGCTTGTTTCGCTAAAAAGATTGCATTTAATAACCTACTTTCTGCCTCAATCGCATTAAGCTGAAATTCTCTTAGTTCAATAGCATTGGAACGCCCCACCCTGTATCTTTCAATAGCTATGCTTGCATTTTCTTTGGCAACTTCCAAATTATCTTTTTCAAGATCAATTAAATCTAGCTTATTCCGATAACGTACATAGGCAGATGATAAGTCACCCATCAGCTGATTTTCCAGCTCTGAGATTGCAATACTATTGTTGTCGATGGCAATTTGAGTAGTTTGATTTCTTCTGAACCGATCTAATCTGTCAAAAATTCGCCAAGATAGGCTTAGACCGTAATTAACCCCAATGGATTGGTTTTGAAGTAAAAACCCAGCTTGTGAGTTGAAATTCGTATAACCATAACCCAAATTGAAATCAATCTGAGGTAATACTTCAGTCATCACGGTCTTATTTTGCAATTGCAATATATTTTCTTGTTGCATTAAGGCTAAGAGCTGTTTGTTTCTGACACTGAGGTCATCAATTAGCATATTGAGTTGAAGACTTTCATCTATTTCCATGCTATCAATTGCCAGTAATTCTTGGTTTGGATCTTCTCCCAACAGTAAATTAAGAGCGACCCTAGCTTGTTGCTTAATTTCCTCTTGATTTAACAGGTTACTTTTGTCAGTATTTAGATCTACTTTGGCGGAAAGTAGTTCTGTTTTGGAGAATTTCCCCACTTCGTAATTTGCTCTGGCAATTTCTAACCTCTGTTCCGATAATTCGACTGCAGATGCTAGAACGGAATATTGATTTTGCTCAAAGACCAAGGCAAAGTAGGATTGAATAATACTGCCTAAAGTATTTTCAACTACTGCTTGTGTTTCGAAACGACTTTGGTTCCTTTCAATTTGCAAACTTTTATAATCCAAGAACATTTTCGTTCCATCGAATAAAGTCCAGGTCAAATCTCCTCTTATATTAAAATTATTAGATCGTGCTCCGTCAAGTTCATTCGTATCTCCCGTTCTGAATTGTTGCTCAACATTTTCAACATCGAAATTTCTAGCTCCTGTCACATCAATTACAGGCAAGAAACCAGCATAAGCATAATTTGAATTAATTACAGCTTCTTTCTCTGTATTCTTTGCAGTTCTAATGGAGAAATTCTTCTCCATCCCAATGGTAATTGCCTCGTTCAGGCTCATGTCCTGTGCAGTGACTGATAGCCCTAAAAGCATCAAAAAAAGTAGTACTTTATATTTTATCATAAAAAATTAAGATTCAATACGTGATACACGTGCCTGTTTACTTGCGAAATATGAATAAATTGAAGGAATAACGTAAAGCGTTAAACCTGTTGCGAAAATCAGACCACCAATAATAGCAATACCCATTGATACTCTACTTTCAGAACCAGCACCTAAAGCCAGGGCAATCGGTAAAATGCCTAAAATGGTGGATAAGGCTGTCATCAAAATAGGTCTGAACCTAGATTTTGCCGCTTCAGTAATAGCTTCATTTAGTCCCAATCCCTGAGCTTTCTTCTGATTAGCAAATTCTACAATAAGAATAGCATTTTTTGAAACTAAGCCTATCAACATGATGATTCCAATTTGACTGAAAATATTCAAAGTCTCACCAAATAGCCATAGAGATAGGAAAGAACCGCCAACTGCTAATGGAACGGTAAAAAGGATGATAACCGGATCTCTGAAACTCTCAAATTGAGCTGCCAGTACTAAATAAATCAGAATAATAGCAAAACCAAAAGCAAACAATAGACTAGATGAACTTTCAAAATAATCTAATGATGCTCCTGATAAAGAGGTGCTGTAGGTTTCATCTAAAACCTCACTTGCTATGGCATCCATAGCTTCGACTCCATCTCCGATGGTTTTGCCAGGAGCTAGACCTGCAGATAATGTAGCAGAAATATATCGGTTGTATCTGTAAAGTGATGGGGGAGTGGAACTTTCTCCCAGACTAACCAAATTATCTAATTGCAGCATTTGACCGTTTTGAGCACGTACATATAGTGACCTTAGATCGATAGGAGCATTTCTGTCATTTCTTTGTACTTGACCAATCACCTGATACTGCTTTCCGTCCATAATGAAGTAATCAAATCGTTGACCACTCAAGCCTAATTGGAGAGTTCTGGCAATGTCAATGACGGAAATACCCAAAGATCGGGCTTTCTCCCTGTCTATTTGTATGTCAATTTGAGGCTTAGTAAATTTTAAGTCCTGATCTACAACAGTGAAAGTGGGATTATTACTAGCTTTCTCGATGAACTCTGGCAATACCGCTTGCAATTTATCTAAAGAAGTAGCCTGTATAACGTATTGAATTGGCAATCCACCTCTTCTGCCGCCAATAGTTTGCTGTTGGAAAGCAAACGCTTTAGCAGCAGGAAATTCATTGAGAACTGGAGTATATTCGTCATACAGCTGTTGTTGGCTTTTCTCCCTATTTTTGGCATCCACTAGCATAATCCTTAAGAATCCAGAATTAGTGCCCTGTGTGCCAAAACCTGGTGAAGTCACTGAAATTAAGCCATCAGTTGGAAGCGTATCCATACTGACTTCCACCAAATTATTGATGTACTCATCCATGTATTCAAAGGTAGCCCCTTCTGGTCCTGTAGTACTTACTGAGATCATTCCCCTGTCTTCTAGTGGAGCTAGTTCCGAAGGAAGGGTTTGAAAAAGACCATAAATAAGACCAACGGCTCCGAAAAACAATAGCATCCCCATCCATCGGACTTTCATGAAACCATCTAAGCTTCTTGAATAGCCTTTATTTAGCCAAACGAAAAACGGTTCAGTTTTCCTGTAGAACCAGTTGTGTCGTTCCCTTCTTTTTAAAATTCGGCTACTCATCATAGGGGTTAATGATAAAGCCACAAATGAAGATATCATTACGGCCGTTGCTACCACTACGCCAAATTCTCTAAATAACCTACCTGTAATTCCTTCTAGGAAAATAACGGGCATAAATACAGCTACTAAAGCAACGGTAGTGGCTATTACAGCAAAGAAAATTTCAATAGCACCTTTTTTAGCGGCCTCCATTGGTTCCATTCCATCTTCCACTTTCGTGTAAATGTTTTCAAGCACTACAATGGCGTCATCAACCACCAAACCAATGGCCAATACTATTCCCAGTAATGTTAGTACATTTATTGAAAATCCGGCCAAGTACATGACGAAGAAGGTACCGATCAAAGCTACTGGAATGGTGGCAATAGGAATGACAGTTGTTCGCCAATCTCTTAAAAAGGCAAAAATGATAAAGATTACTAAAAGGAAAGCAATGATAATAGTTTGCTGAACTTCGTTGATAGATTCCCTAATATATTCCGTTTGATCAAACCCAATGCCTAGATTTATATCTTCTGGCAGATCTTTTTTGATGTTATCCACTCTTTTGTAGAACTCATCCACAATATCTATACTATTAGAACCCGGCTGTGGAATTAAAACAACGCCTACCATTGGGATTCCATCCCTCTTTAATACAGTCCTCATGTTTAACGGTCCTAATTCCGCATAGCCAACATCGGAAAATCGAACAAAGCTATTATTGCTTTCGGCCACGATAAGATCATTAAAATCTTTTTCAGATTTTAACTGACCCTGAGTTTTTACTACTAACTCAATCATATCACCTTCAATACTTCCCGAAGGCAATTCAACATTTTGGCTTTCTACTGCATTCAAAACATCCAATGGAGTTAGT
This is a stretch of genomic DNA from Marivirga harenae. It encodes these proteins:
- a CDS encoding efflux RND transporter permease subunit, encoding MASLSEVSIQRPVLAIVLSLVILIFGFIGFNFLGVREYPSVDPPIITVTTDYAGANADVIESQITEPLEEAVNGIAGIRTITSTSAEGRSRITIEFNLSEDLEAAANDVRDKVSGARRRLPEDAEPPTVNKADADSDPIVFLNINSEERNLLELSAIAENTFKERLQTISGVSEVRIWGEKRYAMRLWMDPIKLAAYQLTPLDVLNAVESQNVELPSGSIEGDMIELVVKTQGQLKSEKDFNDLIVAESNNSFVRFSDVGYAELGPLNMRTVLKRDGIPMVGVVLIPQPGSNSIDIVDEFYKRVDNIKKDLPEDINLGIGFDQTEYIRESINEVQQTIIIAFLLVIFIIFAFLRDWRTTVIPIATIPVALIGTFFVMYLAGFSINVLTLLGIVLAIGLVVDDAIVVLENIYTKVEDGMEPMEAAKKGAIEIFFAVIATTVALVAVFMPVIFLEGITGRLFREFGVVVATAVMISSFVALSLTPMMSSRILKRRERHNWFYRKTEPFFVWLNKGYSRSLDGFMKVRWMGMLLFFGAVGLIYGLFQTLPSELAPLEDRGMISVSTTGPEGATFEYMDEYINNLVEVSMDTLPTDGLISVTSPGFGTQGTNSGFLRIMLVDAKNREKSQQQLYDEYTPVLNEFPAAKAFAFQQQTIGGRRGGLPIQYVIQATSLDKLQAVLPEFIEKASNNPTFTVVDQDLKFTKPQIDIQIDREKARSLGISVIDIARTLQLGLSGQRFDYFIMDGKQYQVIGQVQRNDRNAPIDLRSLYVRAQNGQMLQLDNLVSLGESSTPPSLYRYNRYISATLSAGLAPGKTIGDGVEAMDAIASEVLDETYSTSLSGASLDYFESSSSLLFAFGFAIILIYLVLAAQFESFRDPVIILFTVPLAVGGSFLSLWLFGETLNIFSQIGIIMLIGLVSKNAILIVEFANQKKAQGLGLNEAITEAAKSRFRPILMTALSTILGILPIALALGAGSESRVSMGIAIIGGLIFATGLTLYVIPSIYSYFASKQARVSRIES